TGAATATAACATCTCCAAGCTAAGCAAACATGCAAACCGGTCGATAAACAATAATCCAAAGACCAAAATAAAAAGGATTAAAACATTTCTAGGCGGGTCTTGGAGTGGCCCACTCAACCCTGAGGATGAGATTATCATAACCATAACCATTCAGTTTGTTAATAGCTCGCTGAGCGTCTTCCCTGCTCACGAAATTAACGAAACCAAACCCCCTGCTCACTCCGGTCTTCTGATCAATCGCCACATAGACACGCGTGACAGCTCCAAACGGGTGGAAGAGCTCCATCAAGTCCGGTTCACGCGTGTCTTCAGACAAGTTAGTCACACGCACAGAGTTCTCATCGTTCCTCCTCCTCATGTCCGAGCCACCAGCGCTTCTGTCCGCACCTGCTCTCATGCTGGGCGGGACATAAGCCGCCTTGCCAGTTCCAGGTGCGGCGGATACGGCAGATGTTTCCCCTGTGGGTGGCTTGTCGGTAAAGACATCGGCTGGTGCAGCTAGATCCTTGTAAGGGCACTTTGATGTCCAGTGATCACCTTTCTTATGGCATGTCCTGCAAACCATGAGGACTGCACCGCCTTTACTCAGCTGAGATAGGCTGTCTCCAGCTGCCTTTGATTCATCAGCTTCGGTacctgaaaatatttaaatacccGTTGAATACTATTGGAAGCACCAAAGTGAAAAAATCCACAACATTTCAAGAAAAATACAATCAAATCATCACATTCGATGGGGCTTTTATAAGTACAATGGTTCGCTTATGGAGGAGACTTATCAAGAAACCCTAACTAACATTCACAAGGATTAACCTAACTTATACATCAAGCTAAGAACAAAAACAGGGGAAGCTTCACAGAACAAAAGCGTGAAgcttttaataaactaaaaacctaaaaattaaaatcttcaCGATTCATATAATATCAGACAATGAATTAGATTCTGTCCTAAAGCTAGAACGGATTCAGACAATGACCAGACAAGAGACAGAACATGATCAAAATGTTACAAAAATCTAGAGTAAAAGCTTCATGATTCATATAGTATTAGACAGTGAATTAGATTCGGTCCTAAACTAAGCTAGAACATATTCAGACAATGAccagacaaaaaaaacagaacacgaTCAAATGTTCAAAAATCTAAAGTGATTAGAGTTTTATGACCCAAATCATCAGCAAATAGCAATAATTTACCAGTAGCTAGAGTAAAAGCTTCATGATTCATATAGTATCAGACAAATGAATTAGATTCGGTCCTAAACTAAGCTAGAACAGATTCCGACAAGGACCAGACAAAAGACAGAACACTATCAAATGTTA
The Brassica napus cultivar Da-Ae chromosome A1, Da-Ae, whole genome shotgun sequence DNA segment above includes these coding regions:
- the LOC106352313 gene encoding eukaryotic translation initiation factor 3 subunit G, giving the protein MTIDPQQKTSKFRWGEMDEDDDLDFLLPPKQVIGPDESGLKTVIDYKFNDEGSKVKITTKSRVRKLASALLNKRAIERRSWPKFGDAANEDAGGRLTMVSTEEILMERPRAPGTEADESKAAGDSLSQLSKGGAVLMVCRTCHKKGDHWTSKCPYKDLAAPADVFTDKPPTGETSAVSAAPGTGKAAYVPPSMRAGADRSAGGSDMRRRNDENSVRVTNLSEDTREPDLMELFHPFGAVTRVYVAIDQKTGVSRGFGFVNFVSREDAQRAINKLNGYGYDNLILRVEWATPRPA